The DNA sequence GGTATTTGGGGAACTGCAGGAGCACGGGATCTTGCTGTATTTTTCAGCCAGGGCTTCGAACGGATCCATTTCCTCGGATACAAGATCAACCAGACCTTTAATGCCGCTGCAGGATTCTTGCAGCACAATCGCTCCGCCTGCTTCTTCAATAACCTGCATGACTTTTTCCTGTCCGGTGCCCGTAGGACATCCTGTGATGAGTATCCGTTTGCTGGAAGACTGGGAGGCACCTTCACCTTTTGCTGTCATTTCTTTTAGTTCAGCAATCAGTTCCTTGACCTTGGCAGTGTATTCATCGCGTTTGAACTGGAAGCTTCTTCCCCACAGCACTTTTAGCAGATCTGTACCTGAAATTGGAGTCGGATGCAGTTTATTGAGACTAACCAGTTCCATTAAAAGCTTTCTTTCCTCGTTGTAGGTCCTGATGACCTCAGCAAGTTTTTCTTTGCTGATCTTGACATCTAAATTCTTTTCAAAATAATCCTTGGCTCGGTAAATCTGTTTGACCCAATGGGCCTGTCTGTCTTCCAGATTGGAGCTATTCGGAATATCCAGTACGATCATCGGTTTATGCTCCGCCAACAGCTCGTACATCTTTTTCTTGCCGTCACAGGTCGTTTCGGCCAGAACGATATCTGCAAAATGAAAAAAGGGACATTTGCCGCTTACAGCGAAGCCGTAACTGGATTTGACCAGCGGACATAGATTACGCGGCAGCACTTTTTCCGCCTCGGCTATCGGTTCCTGTTTGGTCGCACAAAGCCCAACTGGCACTGCCCCTGCAGCCTCGATGAGTTCTATCGGGGAAAATACACAATAATACCCTACTACATTTCTGCCTTGTTCCTTGGCCTCCTTGGCCATGACCATCCCGCTAGGGATCAGCTGGTCGAAGTAAGCCATTGTTTGAGCTCTCATTTTTCTTGTTCCTCCTCTTTTATAATTCATACCCCAGGACCGCAGCTCCCAGAGCCCCTACAGCCTGAGGACTCGGCGGCACAACCAGCCTGCATCCTATTTCCTGACTAAGCAGGTCTTTAAGCACCTGGTTCTGAGCTACCCCGCCGCAAAAAGCAACGGTATCCTGAAAATGGATCTTCCCAGCCATCACGCTGATGCGTTTCGCGATGGACTTTAACAAACCGGCGACAATACTTTCGACAGTAATGCCCTGCGCCAGCAAGCCGATGATTTCTGATTCAGCAAATACTGCACACATACTGTTGATGTCAGCTGGGTCGGCATCTTCGGCGAGAGCGGATAACTGCGAAACCTCCAGGCCCAGTGTCTGGGCGGTTACTTGCAGGAACCTTCCGGTTCCGGCCGCGCATTTGTCGTTCAGCACAAAGTCTTCAACTTTGCCCTTTTCGCCAAAACCGATCACCTTGCTGTCCTGACCGCCAATATCAATCAACCCGCAGGCTTCCGGCAGCAGATAATTTACACCGCGAGCATGGCAGGTAATTTCACTGAACGTTTTATCAAACATTCCCTGTTGAATACGGCCATAGCCTGTACCGACAAGCAAGCTAATATCATCACGGGTCAGTTCCTGCAGCTTCAACAGACGCTCCAGAACCTCCTGCCCTGCCTGAGAAGGGCTCCAGCCGGTCGGAATAATTTTTGAATCAACCTGTTCTCCATTAAAAAGAACTGCTTTGGTTGATACGGATCCGATGTCGATACCCACTGTCCATTTCATCTCGGGCCTCCAGCATACCTTTTCAATAATTGATTAAGCATTAATTCCCTCTGCTTTAAGCTTTCAAATTACTTTATTATAGCAAGCGTCAGATCTTTCTTGAAATACTTTTTATCTTTAAATAGGATTGCTATCTATCGATAATAACGATAATATGAAATCATTAACGTTAACGGACTAACGGATAAAGCAAAGACTAACGGCCTATCCTATCTGCAGGGAGTGAATATCATGCTGTTGCATCAATTAGAGATTTTTACACAAGTAGCGGAAAAAAACAGCTTTTCTAAGGCTGCCCAAAGTCTTTTTTTAAGCCAGTCAACGGTCAGTACGCATATAAGCAATCTGGAGCACTACTTTGGTCAAAAACTGTTTGACCGGCTTGGAAAGGAAATTGTCTTAACGCCTTTTGGGGAAAAATTATATCCATGGGCTAGAGAAATACTCAATGTAAAAGACAGGGCACTATGGGAAATGAAAGGTTGGACTACGAAAATTGACGGTCATCTTCATATTGCGGCCAGCAGTGTTCCAGCTAAATATGCAATACCACCTTTATTGGCCAAATTTTTAGGTGAGTACAAAGGAATTCAATTTGTCCTTGACCAGAGCGGTTCGGAAATTGTTGCAGAAAAGCTGTTGAACGGGGATGTTGAAATCGGGGTGCTGGGTAAACAATACCATGAGGATCAGTTAACTTTTATTCCTTTTCTGCAAGAAAAGCTGGTCTTAATCACACCCAGCAACATTTGTCTAAACAATCATATTTCCATCACTGAACTGGTGGATTACCCTTTTATTTTTCGGAAGTCAGATTCGGGCACCCAGGCAAATGTTGTTCAAATGCTGCATACATCAGGCATTACGCTTTCCGACTTGCAGGTTGCCGGCTACTGCGACAACCTCGAAGCTCTTAAAGAAAGTGTCAGGGAAGGGATTGGCATCTCGATCATTTCTGGCATAGCCGCTCTGGATTATGTCAAAAGCAGACAGATCAATGCCTATGAACTTGCCGAACTGACCAAAAAAAGAATGTTCTATTTTGCCCACCATAAAAAAAGAACCCTGTCTCCCTGGGCAGAAACTTTTATTCACTTCTGCCTGGAATCAGCCGGTCTTGTTTCGAATCAATATGCATCTTTGCCTGACTAACTTGGCATTTTAGACTGCATAAAAATTTATGACCCTGGAAACCATCTATCACTTCTAAAAAATATAAACGGGATGTAATCTAACCGCACTCAAACGTAACATGGATGTGAAGCACGGCTATTAGCGCCAGGAGGGCGCTAATAGCCGAAGAGCGGTTAGATTACGCCCCGTATACATGCATAATGCCTTATGGCTCACTCAGATTTTATCGAGTGCCTGCTTCAGATCGGCAATAATGTCTTCAGCATCCTCAATGCCGATGGACAGTCTGATCATATCCGGCGTCACGCCGGAAGCAAGCTGTTCTTGCTCAGACAGCTGGGCATGAGTCGTGCTGGCCGGATGAATCACAAGAGATTTAGCATCGGCGACATTCGCGAGTAAAGAGAACAGCTCCAGGTTATTGATAAACCTTTTGCCTTCTTTGATGCCGCCCTTAATCCCAAAAGTAAAAATCGAACCGCTTCCTTTCGGAAAGTATTTTTTGGCTAGCGCATGGTATTTGTTTCCTTCAAGTTCCGGGTAATTGACCCAGGAGACACGCGGATGACTCTGGAGGAAATCAACGACTTTCCTGGTGTTCTCCACATGCTGTCTGACCCGGAGAGACAGAGTCTCAAGCCCCTGAAGCAAAAGGAACGAATTAAACGGGCTGATCGTTGCTCCCGTATCCCGGATCAGCTGCAGCCGGATTTTGGAAATATAGGCCAACGGTCCAAGTGCTTCAAAGTATTTTAGGCCATGATAGCTCGGATCAGGTTCGGTCATCCCCGGAAATTCGCCGCTTGCCGACCAATCAAATTTTCCGGAATCAATGATCAGTCCTCCGATTGTCGTACCATGT is a window from the Dehalobacter sp. DCA genome containing:
- a CDS encoding double-cubane-cluster-containing anaerobic reductase, with the protein product MRAQTMAYFDQLIPSGMVMAKEAKEQGRNVVGYYCVFSPIELIEAAGAVPVGLCATKQEPIAEAEKVLPRNLCPLVKSSYGFAVSGKCPFFHFADIVLAETTCDGKKKMYELLAEHKPMIVLDIPNSSNLEDRQAHWVKQIYRAKDYFEKNLDVKISKEKLAEVIRTYNEERKLLMELVSLNKLHPTPISGTDLLKVLWGRSFQFKRDEYTAKVKELIAELKEMTAKGEGASQSSSKRILITGCPTGTGQEKVMQVIEEAGGAIVLQESCSGIKGLVDLVSEEMDPFEALAEKYSKIPCSCSSPNTGRFELLSRLVQEYKVDGVVDITLQACHTYNIESYSIKEHLKKNHNIPLLQIETDYSDADRQQIKLRVDAFLEML
- a CDS encoding acyl-CoA dehydratase activase — its product is MKWTVGIDIGSVSTKAVLFNGEQVDSKIIPTGWSPSQAGQEVLERLLKLQELTRDDISLLVGTGYGRIQQGMFDKTFSEITCHARGVNYLLPEACGLIDIGGQDSKVIGFGEKGKVEDFVLNDKCAAGTGRFLQVTAQTLGLEVSQLSALAEDADPADINSMCAVFAESEIIGLLAQGITVESIVAGLLKSIAKRISVMAGKIHFQDTVAFCGGVAQNQVLKDLLSQEIGCRLVVPPSPQAVGALGAAVLGYEL
- a CDS encoding selenium metabolism-associated LysR family transcriptional regulator yields the protein MLLHQLEIFTQVAEKNSFSKAAQSLFLSQSTVSTHISNLEHYFGQKLFDRLGKEIVLTPFGEKLYPWAREILNVKDRALWEMKGWTTKIDGHLHIAASSVPAKYAIPPLLAKFLGEYKGIQFVLDQSGSEIVAEKLLNGDVEIGVLGKQYHEDQLTFIPFLQEKLVLITPSNICLNNHISITELVDYPFIFRKSDSGTQANVVQMLHTSGITLSDLQVAGYCDNLEALKESVREGIGISIISGIAALDYVKSRQINAYELAELTKKRMFYFAHHKKRTLSPWAETFIHFCLESAGLVSNQYASLPD
- a CDS encoding homocysteine synthase is translated as MSKNNWKFDTLQVHAGQVPDPTTGSRAVPIYQTTSYVFKDTDHAAKLFSLEESGNIYTRMMNPTTDVLEKRIAALEGGAAAIATASGSAAVTYAILNIAGAGDEIVSANTLYGGTYNLFSTTLARLGLKTTFVNPDELENFRAAITKKTKAIYIEALGNPGINIVDIEAVAQIAHENGIPLIIDSTFASPYLLKPIEFGADIVVHSATKFIGGHGTTIGGLIIDSGKFDWSASGEFPGMTEPDPSYHGLKYFEALGPLAYISKIRLQLIRDTGATISPFNSFLLLQGLETLSLRVRQHVENTRKVVDFLQSHPRVSWVNYPELEGNKYHALAKKYFPKGSGSIFTFGIKGGIKEGKRFINNLELFSLLANVADAKSLVIHPASTTHAQLSEQEQLASGVTPDMIRLSIGIEDAEDIIADLKQALDKI